In Salisediminibacterium beveridgei, one DNA window encodes the following:
- a CDS encoding VOC family protein encodes MISKLGQVMLYVNDQDAAVSFWVDKTGFSIIDEAQNPDEMKWVEIAPTSDAETSIILHDKKAVAKMSPDVNLGTPSLMFFTDDLDRLYENFQAKQITVGEVVTLPQGRVFNFSDHEENYFAVMEQNK; translated from the coding sequence ATGATCAGTAAACTAGGGCAAGTCATGCTGTATGTGAATGATCAGGACGCAGCCGTATCGTTTTGGGTCGACAAAACCGGCTTCAGCATCATAGATGAAGCACAAAATCCAGATGAAATGAAATGGGTTGAAATCGCACCCACATCTGATGCTGAGACAAGTATCATTCTGCATGACAAAAAAGCCGTTGCAAAAATGTCCCCTGACGTCAACCTGGGCACACCATCCTTGATGTTTTTCACGGACGACCTGGACAGATTATATGAGAATTTCCAAGCAAAACAGATTACCGTTGGCGAGGTTGTCACCTTGCCCCAGGGCAGGGTATTCAACTTTTCAGATCATGAAGAGAATTACTTTGCCGTTATGGAACAGAACAAGTAG
- a CDS encoding Hsp20/alpha crystallin family protein, with product MTNLFPRKNRSSNPFLPDNSMFPSLFDRDTFSELFNGNLLNDSGLPRVDVEDKGDHYRIEADLPGFKKEDVVVEYDQGYLTIHGQHETTRETEEKDRNFVRKERSSGSFQRSFHVGDIDENDIKGSFEDGVLTITVPKSDDQPKTAKRISLD from the coding sequence ATGACTAACTTATTTCCAAGAAAGAACCGTTCGTCAAACCCATTCTTACCGGACAACAGCATGTTTCCAAGCCTTTTCGATCGTGACACATTCAGTGAGCTGTTTAACGGCAACCTATTGAATGACAGCGGTCTGCCGCGCGTGGATGTGGAAGACAAGGGCGATCATTACCGCATTGAAGCGGATCTGCCCGGCTTCAAAAAAGAAGATGTCGTGGTCGAATACGATCAAGGCTATCTCACCATCCACGGGCAGCACGAAACCACCCGTGAAACCGAGGAAAAAGACCGCAACTTCGTCCGCAAAGAACGTTCTTCAGGATCGTTCCAGCGCAGTTTTCACGTCGGCGACATTGATGAGAATGACATTAAAGGCTCATTCGAGGATGGGGTGTTGACGATCACCGTCCCAAAATCTGATGATCAGCCCAAAACAGCCAAACGCATTTCACTTGATTAA
- a CDS encoding dynamin family protein — protein sequence MESIKIQTLSNDLYKNLRDLLFEIDALGASKLADEDQSETISELKKIHNLLVFMRNSFERSFVTITGLQGSGKTTFINQLYGFESNALPENPGRGEVKPILLTERKNLEEEQAYEIRLHNDGYSLEKIAISHNDLHNKSMSPSLKTLWFEFEVPFKYTMDENKSIVLLPGFESENSNHLSQEMLQYILNMSDRAILLIRKDMTANQRNSDMIEKIQNEYSDINPLVVMSFSDINPETNSEIMNTLIEELNIKKDQLICKGSDRDAWIQEFIEKVDSFNDGNAGLLKRKHQQLETISKEIRKNINEVNLWINEDIKNKELETLLKDMRKDRTLISLQTKNKKVLDDIQKQLKNDLNPVKQNAKQEYKKYVNESETKMKSLKSFFNSDALENSMIYEEKIKDIWASNIKVQNIEKKLHVNSTSAIIQLENQYFGAIQSDSGKHSTLISFSSLNKDTMDSSDILDEETFDENNIYINHLDHINNYFDWNEVAPIELNDKDLATLTIMGTALARQMISSSELIETSNQQYNEFGHKSGNLDEFKDIEKVADQTKKKINSFELNAISNIFLTRSVLKGIPVVLGVDAAVDGNMTLLGNASAALETVGISISAKALLGWIGAGLITLKTIETLHLQTVKLNAKKVDLAQKGEELFDVVTEDYIEGIMNIYKDIFKTIEQRYIDLQHKRTSNDPDYNSMKRIVYISNELKSNAQSFAKEVKNEKLLFESNR from the coding sequence ATGGAATCAATTAAGATTCAAACGTTGAGCAATGACTTATACAAAAATTTAAGAGATTTGTTATTCGAGATTGACGCATTAGGAGCATCAAAATTAGCAGATGAGGATCAAAGTGAAACAATTAGTGAATTAAAAAAAATTCATAACCTATTGGTATTTATGAGAAATAGTTTTGAAAGGAGCTTCGTAACCATTACTGGTCTTCAGGGCAGTGGAAAAACAACATTCATCAATCAGCTTTATGGCTTTGAATCGAATGCTTTACCTGAAAACCCAGGCAGAGGAGAAGTAAAACCTATCTTATTAACCGAGAGAAAAAACCTTGAAGAAGAACAAGCTTATGAAATTCGCTTACATAATGATGGCTATTCGCTTGAAAAAATAGCTATTTCTCATAACGATTTGCATAATAAAAGTATGTCCCCTTCTCTTAAAACATTATGGTTTGAATTTGAAGTTCCATTCAAATACACAATGGATGAAAATAAATCCATCGTATTGTTGCCTGGTTTTGAGAGTGAAAACAGCAATCATCTCTCCCAAGAAATGCTGCAATATATTTTAAATATGTCTGACAGAGCTATCCTCCTTATCCGAAAAGATATGACTGCAAATCAAAGAAATTCAGATATGATAGAGAAAATTCAAAATGAGTATTCAGATATAAATCCTCTGGTAGTTATGTCTTTCAGTGACATCAATCCGGAAACAAATTCGGAAATAATGAATACTTTGATTGAAGAATTAAACATCAAAAAAGATCAACTGATTTGTAAAGGATCTGACCGTGATGCTTGGATTCAAGAGTTTATCGAGAAAGTGGACTCTTTTAATGACGGGAATGCTGGATTATTAAAAAGAAAACACCAACAATTAGAAACTATTTCTAAAGAAATTAGAAAAAATATTAACGAAGTAAATTTGTGGATCAATGAGGACATTAAAAACAAAGAATTAGAAACGTTGCTAAAAGATATGAGAAAAGATAGAACATTAATTTCTTTACAGACAAAAAATAAAAAAGTCTTAGACGATATTCAAAAACAATTAAAAAATGACTTGAATCCAGTAAAACAAAATGCGAAACAAGAGTATAAAAAATATGTCAATGAATCTGAAACAAAAATGAAATCATTGAAATCTTTTTTCAACTCCGACGCATTAGAAAATTCCATGATATATGAGGAAAAAATTAAAGATATTTGGGCCAGTAACATTAAAGTTCAAAATATCGAAAAAAAATTACACGTAAATTCAACATCAGCAATCATCCAATTAGAAAATCAATACTTCGGAGCAATTCAATCTGATTCAGGTAAACACAGCACTTTAATCAGTTTCTCTTCACTAAACAAAGATACAATGGATTCTTCGGATATTTTGGATGAAGAAACATTCGACGAAAATAATATCTATATAAACCATTTAGACCACATAAACAACTACTTCGATTGGAATGAAGTAGCACCGATAGAATTAAATGACAAAGACCTTGCAACACTTACAATTATGGGGACAGCTCTTGCTAGACAAATGATTTCATCAAGTGAATTGATTGAAACATCAAATCAACAGTATAATGAATTCGGGCATAAAAGTGGTAATTTGGATGAATTCAAAGACATTGAAAAAGTGGCAGACCAAACAAAGAAAAAGATAAATAGTTTTGAATTAAATGCAATATCAAACATCTTCTTAACTCGTTCTGTACTTAAAGGAATCCCTGTAGTTCTTGGTGTTGATGCTGCAGTAGACGGCAATATGACATTATTAGGAAATGCGTCCGCTGCATTAGAGACTGTCGGTATTTCCATCTCAGCGAAAGCTTTATTAGGTTGGATTGGTGCAGGTTTAATAACCTTAAAAACTATTGAAACACTTCATTTGCAAACAGTGAAACTAAATGCAAAAAAAGTTGACCTTGCGCAAAAAGGCGAAGAATTATTCGATGTTGTGACTGAAGATTACATTGAGGGGATTATGAATATCTATAAGGACATCTTCAAAACCATTGAACAAAGGTATATTGATTTACAACACAAAAGAACCAGCAACGATCCTGATTACAATTCGATGAAAAGAATTGTTTACATTTCAAATGAACTGAAATCCAATGCTCAATCTTTCGCAAAAGAGGTTAAGAATGAAAAACTATTATTTGAATCAAATCGCTGA
- a CDS encoding DoxX family membrane protein — protein sequence MIKVNVIVMVLLVLPAVTSYAHVKWFTDTEPVRAPIEEIISPLFITLAILTAILLALLPGLIPKTMNIAFLKKADEKLSTFRPYTFPIIKYGAAIAIFVQIITGGLFAPELLAPGDVIVFLPWLAVILLLIPHTYATRSAGVILLILFAMTTWEYGIFHMLDYAFYLAVFFILLFKGTKLDQWSFPFLYLATGLSLCWVAVEKLVYPTMATDVILNHNVPTFGFSPEIFVVLTAFIEFVVGYLLVVGILNRLLALVLTLIFVSTTMLFGMTEIIGHFMIHMILITFIIEGVSFYRPPIDMHHTRLEKIVFIFLNFLFVLATILLIYYRFA from the coding sequence ATGATCAAAGTCAATGTCATCGTGATGGTGTTACTGGTACTTCCTGCAGTGACGAGCTATGCGCATGTGAAATGGTTCACCGATACCGAACCGGTGCGGGCGCCGATTGAAGAGATTATCAGTCCGCTGTTTATCACGCTAGCCATTTTGACCGCCATCTTATTAGCATTATTACCTGGACTGATTCCGAAAACCATGAACATTGCATTTTTAAAAAAAGCAGACGAGAAACTGTCTACGTTCAGGCCATACACATTCCCGATTATTAAATACGGGGCAGCCATCGCCATCTTTGTGCAAATCATCACCGGTGGGCTGTTTGCACCGGAGTTACTGGCTCCGGGCGATGTCATCGTGTTCTTGCCGTGGCTCGCGGTCATTCTCCTGCTCATTCCTCACACCTATGCCACCAGAAGCGCAGGGGTGATTCTCCTGATCTTGTTTGCGATGACGACATGGGAATATGGCATTTTCCACATGCTGGATTACGCGTTTTATCTGGCCGTTTTCTTTATATTGCTGTTTAAAGGGACGAAGCTGGATCAGTGGAGTTTCCCGTTTTTGTACTTGGCCACCGGGCTGTCCCTATGCTGGGTTGCCGTCGAGAAATTGGTTTATCCGACCATGGCAACGGATGTGATATTGAATCATAACGTTCCTACATTTGGATTCTCACCTGAAATCTTTGTTGTCCTGACGGCGTTTATTGAATTCGTCGTCGGCTATCTGCTCGTCGTTGGCATACTCAACCGCCTACTTGCCCTGGTGCTGACGCTGATTTTCGTTTCCACAACGATGCTGTTTGGCATGACCGAAATCATTGGGCATTTCATGATCCATATGATTTTGATCACGTTTATCATTGAAGGTGTGTCCTTCTACCGACCGCCGATCGATATGCACCATACCCGTCTTGAAAAAATCGTGTTTATTTTTCTGAACTTTTTGTTTGTCTTAGCGACGATTCTGTTAATCTATTACCGGTTCGCCTGA
- a CDS encoding DUF4256 domain-containing protein — MTLKKTTLSNEQHEEILQQLKTRFDQHRHRHEHVDWEDVQRRLDENQDKLWSLYQMEQTGGEPDVVAFDTETGTYRFVDCSLESPKGRRSVCYDRKALNARKKYKPETSALDLAEEMGIELLTEDEYRQLQTLGEFDTKTSCWVKTPENIRNLGGALFCDRRYNTVFVYHNGAESYYGARGFRGSLSV, encoded by the coding sequence ATGACCTTGAAAAAAACGACACTATCAAACGAGCAGCATGAGGAAATCCTCCAACAGTTGAAGACACGGTTCGATCAGCATAGGCACCGGCACGAGCATGTGGACTGGGAGGATGTGCAGAGGCGCCTTGACGAAAATCAGGATAAACTTTGGTCCCTCTATCAGATGGAACAGACCGGCGGGGAACCGGATGTTGTCGCCTTCGATACCGAAACAGGCACTTACCGCTTTGTCGATTGTTCACTTGAAAGCCCGAAAGGCCGCAGAAGTGTCTGTTATGACCGCAAAGCGCTCAATGCCAGAAAGAAGTATAAACCGGAAACCAGTGCGTTGGATCTGGCCGAAGAGATGGGGATTGAGCTGTTGACCGAAGATGAGTACCGACAGCTGCAGACCCTGGGCGAATTCGATACGAAAACGTCCTGCTGGGTAAAGACACCGGAGAACATCCGCAATCTCGGTGGCGCGCTTTTCTGCGATCGCCGGTACAACACCGTTTTTGTTTATCACAATGGCGCCGAGTCTTATTATGGAGCCAGAGGGTTTCGGGGTTCACTAAGCGTGTAG